Proteins encoded together in one Bacteroides ovatus window:
- a CDS encoding family 10 glycosylhydrolase, whose amino-acid sequence MNRLIIILSLLLVPVFISAQTVVTIEAASPDPTLTVRGPEKQIDLFNNSAWEKQEKGIVLLSTEYKKAIKSTQSTYTAVVINGDMKVIKVLNGVISKNAQPAFSAPLDITLGQAEFTLIGYDTDYLKDGYRKFLAENFHVGDVVKLRIDGEVHSLDKVIAFSKGSIPPQIELDNDFLFTVVGSKTTLSGCIANYDKKANYQLFIENRTETKPVAVTTKGLFRNQLTLNDGTNFFNWILKKEGKEITRKSVAIFSKVPNQQQSELVMWVEQFPNAKVLTNREAVATMVNNAKKAGFTSIGLDVKGPEGYVSYRKNDLSKTPYLTATKNPNKQVKDDGFDLLEVVLQEAHKIGLKVYTSFNFFTEGNITVNDYAILHEHKDWEEIVQRPEDKGKLLKITESTRGKEAAKGKLLALAFVNPSNKEVQDFQLLRVEEVLKNYDIDGIVLDRCRYDNLYADFSHVTRNAFEEYLEKEGKILENFPADAFKIDKEGTLVKGQFFKEWITFRSQTICDFTGRIRSLVDKYKTEKNPDLKMAAYVGSWYEVYYQNGVNWASNQFKYDDRLSFPDSEIYGENYNKTSYLNNLDFLMIGTYYKTPKEVNRYITLGNILTCGQIPLLGSMSLPDLSVTDQGKVFGASLKNSSGLMIFDNCYVDWNTFFEQMKIAFSIKKK is encoded by the coding sequence ATGAATAGATTAATTATTATATTATCATTACTGTTAGTGCCGGTTTTTATATCGGCACAGACCGTAGTGACAATTGAAGCTGCAAGTCCGGATCCGACATTAACTGTACGCGGTCCTGAAAAGCAGATAGACTTATTCAATAATTCTGCCTGGGAAAAGCAAGAAAAAGGAATTGTCCTATTATCTACGGAATATAAAAAAGCTATAAAATCGACTCAAAGCACATATACAGCCGTAGTGATAAATGGAGATATGAAAGTGATTAAAGTCCTGAATGGTGTAATCTCTAAAAATGCTCAACCAGCATTTAGCGCTCCTTTGGATATAACATTGGGACAGGCAGAGTTTACATTAATTGGTTATGATACTGACTATCTAAAGGATGGTTACCGTAAATTTCTTGCCGAGAACTTCCATGTAGGAGATGTTGTAAAGCTGCGGATTGATGGAGAAGTACATTCATTGGATAAAGTGATTGCTTTTTCCAAAGGGAGTATTCCGCCTCAAATAGAATTGGATAATGATTTCTTATTTACTGTTGTAGGAAGTAAGACTACATTAAGCGGTTGTATTGCTAATTATGATAAAAAAGCCAATTATCAGTTGTTTATAGAAAACCGAACAGAAACAAAACCAGTAGCTGTTACAACAAAGGGGCTATTTCGTAATCAGTTAACTCTGAATGATGGTACTAATTTCTTCAATTGGATATTGAAAAAAGAAGGGAAAGAAATTACTCGTAAGTCTGTTGCCATATTCTCCAAAGTTCCAAATCAACAACAGAGTGAATTGGTTATGTGGGTGGAGCAGTTTCCTAATGCAAAGGTGTTAACTAATAGAGAAGCTGTAGCCACTATGGTTAATAACGCAAAGAAAGCAGGGTTCACTTCCATTGGGTTAGATGTAAAAGGACCAGAAGGATATGTTTCTTACCGCAAAAACGATCTTTCAAAAACTCCTTATCTAACTGCAACCAAAAATCCGAATAAACAAGTGAAGGATGATGGATTTGATTTGCTGGAGGTTGTACTCCAGGAAGCACATAAGATTGGACTCAAAGTCTATACTAGTTTTAATTTCTTCACAGAAGGAAATATTACTGTAAATGATTATGCCATTCTTCATGAACATAAAGACTGGGAGGAAATAGTGCAACGCCCCGAAGACAAAGGTAAACTATTGAAAATCACAGAAAGTACAAGAGGGAAAGAAGCTGCTAAAGGTAAACTGTTAGCTTTAGCTTTTGTAAATCCTTCTAATAAAGAAGTGCAGGACTTTCAATTGTTGCGCGTGGAAGAAGTTCTAAAAAATTATGATATAGATGGTATCGTATTAGATCGCTGTCGTTATGATAATTTATATGCTGACTTTAGTCATGTGACTCGAAACGCATTTGAAGAATACCTGGAGAAAGAAGGCAAAATTTTAGAGAACTTTCCTGCTGATGCTTTCAAAATAGACAAAGAAGGCACATTAGTAAAAGGTCAATTCTTTAAAGAATGGATTACTTTCCGCTCTCAAACTATTTGTGACTTTACCGGACGTATTCGCTCATTAGTAGATAAGTATAAAACTGAAAAGAATCCGGATTTAAAAATGGCAGCTTATGTAGGGTCCTGGTATGAAGTATATTATCAAAATGGAGTAAATTGGGCTAGTAATCAATTTAAATATGATGATCGATTATCATTTCCAGATAGTGAAATCTACGGAGAAAATTACAATAAAACAAGTTACTTAAACAATTTAGACTTTCTGATGATCGGAACTTATTATAAAACGCCTAAAGAAGTCAATCGATACATTACTCTAGGGAATATCCTTACATGTGGACAAATTCCATTGTTAGGTTCAATGAGTTTGCCTGATTTAAGTGTTACCGATCAGGGAAAAGTGTTTGGGGCTTCACTAAAGAATTCATCAGGTTTGATGATTTTCGATAATTGTTATGTTGATTGGAATACTTTTTTCGAACAAATGAAAATAGCTTTTTCCATTAAGAAAAAATAA
- a CDS encoding RagB/SusD family nutrient uptake outer membrane protein — protein MKKAIKYIFNNKVLASGALILSLGIAGCSDYLDKEPMSEYLSSNFYNNDGAIAQGANGCYQRLLMDHSNTSSIPYCILWDMYTPYGIERADNSSIGVGNIELRTNFTVEQTWSILYTSVARCNSVLDGAKPFYNELSDKAKTYLAEIQVLRSHYYIQLVSLWGDIPYFTSAVTEEQTKQVSRTPWKEVVDDILKTLDEAADILPWTAANYGRVDKSVALGLKARLALYAGSWCKFGFGMDGEKDQAKATEYFKIAAAASKKVIDESGRDLATNYADLFTRIGQLKEDVKKETMLFMMFSNQIHSFTQYMSLGEQVRMIGQSGRFPTQQLVDTYEMKNGKRIDETGSGYNPKKPFESRDPRLKETVYTHHDVIIGNTGGDNKMKFLMEVYNPQTTSWDKDGNEKLVANLDYAGAVAQYGYVSSGVGFAWKKYNHFDDEANANPSYNILIMRFAEILLTYAEAKIELNELDATAVNAIDRVRARVGMPGILSVDPTRENDQLKMRQIVRRERKVELAKEALMLFDMRRWRTGDIQNAEPTYGYPKATGVDPATGKYPDGYEQATPDMVPSYGASGSDRDINDIASYAAYGDKLRSRDKGRSWNNRHYLWPVPQTERNKCPWLEQNKGYGE, from the coding sequence ATGAAAAAAGCAATCAAATATATATTTAATAACAAGGTTCTGGCAAGTGGAGCTTTGATATTATCATTAGGGATAGCGGGCTGTAGTGACTATTTAGACAAAGAGCCTATGAGTGAATACTTATCATCCAACTTTTACAATAACGATGGTGCAATAGCACAAGGTGCTAATGGGTGTTACCAACGTCTACTGATGGACCATAGTAATACTAGTAGTATACCTTATTGTATATTATGGGATATGTATACTCCTTATGGTATCGAACGCGCAGACAATAGTTCTATCGGCGTTGGCAATATTGAGTTACGTACGAATTTCACAGTAGAACAAACGTGGTCTATTCTATACACTTCTGTAGCAAGATGTAATTCAGTGTTAGATGGAGCTAAGCCTTTTTATAATGAATTAAGTGATAAGGCCAAAACCTACCTTGCAGAAATTCAGGTTTTGAGATCTCATTATTATATTCAACTAGTTTCTTTATGGGGTGATATTCCATATTTTACATCTGCAGTCACAGAGGAACAAACAAAGCAAGTTTCTCGTACACCTTGGAAAGAAGTTGTAGATGATATATTAAAAACATTGGACGAAGCTGCGGATATTTTACCTTGGACAGCGGCCAATTATGGACGCGTCGATAAATCGGTAGCATTAGGACTGAAAGCCAGATTGGCTTTATATGCCGGTTCATGGTGTAAATTTGGTTTTGGTATGGATGGTGAAAAAGATCAGGCTAAAGCTACAGAATACTTTAAAATTGCAGCAGCAGCTTCTAAAAAAGTTATAGACGAAAGTGGACGTGATCTGGCTACTAATTATGCAGATCTGTTTACCCGGATAGGGCAACTAAAAGAAGACGTAAAAAAGGAAACAATGTTATTTATGATGTTTTCCAACCAAATTCATTCTTTTACCCAATACATGTCTCTAGGCGAACAAGTTCGCATGATTGGACAAAGTGGGCGTTTTCCTACTCAACAGTTAGTAGATACCTATGAAATGAAAAATGGTAAACGTATTGATGAAACAGGTTCCGGATATAACCCCAAGAAACCATTTGAAAGTCGTGACCCTCGTTTAAAAGAAACGGTTTACACTCATCATGACGTTATCATCGGTAATACTGGTGGAGATAATAAAATGAAATTCTTGATGGAAGTTTATAATCCTCAAACTACTTCTTGGGATAAAGACGGTAATGAAAAGTTGGTTGCCAACTTAGATTATGCAGGTGCTGTTGCTCAATATGGATATGTAAGTAGTGGTGTGGGATTTGCCTGGAAGAAATATAACCATTTTGATGATGAGGCAAACGCTAATCCGAGCTATAATATCCTGATTATGCGATTTGCAGAGATTCTTTTGACGTATGCCGAAGCAAAAATAGAACTTAATGAATTAGATGCAACGGCAGTAAATGCAATAGACCGCGTCAGAGCTCGTGTAGGTATGCCTGGTATCTTAAGTGTTGATCCGACACGTGAGAATGATCAATTAAAGATGCGTCAAATTGTACGTCGTGAACGTAAAGTGGAATTAGCCAAAGAGGCATTAATGTTATTTGATATGCGTCGTTGGAGAACAGGTGATATTCAGAATGCTGAACCCACTTATGGTTATCCGAAAGCGACAGGTGTAGATCCGGCTACAGGCAAATATCCTGATGGATATGAGCAGGCTACTCCGGATATGGTTCCTTCTTATGGCGCTTCAGGATCGGACAGAGATATCAATGATATTGCTAGTTATGCAGCATATGGTGATAAATTAAGATCTCGTGATAAAGGCCGTAGTTGGAATAATAGGCATTACTTATGGCCTGTTCCACAAACAGAGCGAAATAAATGTCCTTGGTTAGAACAAAATAAAGGATATGGTGAGTAA